A portion of the Girardinichthys multiradiatus isolate DD_20200921_A chromosome 23, DD_fGirMul_XY1, whole genome shotgun sequence genome contains these proteins:
- the LOC124860805 gene encoding uncharacterized protein LOC124860805 codes for MLVTVTTVPLGDPATFTCSFSAEQLTNNELHWYKQGAGNTLTIIVKLRKHAEPAYGAGFSASRVNATNKEDVSSLTIIRTVQEDEGMYHCAIIDWTENIWHGIYLVLEGHSERILNYQVVQEGKVSDPVHESNLATLQCSVISAFNHNICPEDIIVFWSRSKSDKSDPDVIYADGERHDECQKKSEFQRRCVFSKNISRSDAGTYYSAVASCGEIYFGNGTNQQVEQTPDPDRNALVITTTCLIISLIVNIIVICYRNPRAVCKQIEGTASPSSPASHDNTTELGKYVAKDNQDLNYAALHFSGGKCTRRTKMKLLDSEKDVFSRCIYQVKV; via the exons ATGCTGGTAACAGTGACCACAGTTCCTCTAGGTGACCCAGCAACCTTTACATGTTCATTTTCTGCTGAACAGCTGACCAATAATGAGCTTCACTGGTACAAACAGGGTGCAGGGAATACACTGACAATAATTGTGAAGCTGCGAAAGCATGCAGAACCTGCATATGGAGCAGGATTTTCTGCCTCAAGAGTGAATGCAACAAACAAAGAAGATGTTAGCAGTCTGACAATCATAAGAACAGTTCAAGAAGATGAAGGAATGTATCACTGCGCTATCATCGACTGGACAGAGAATATTTGGCATGGGATCTATTTGGTGTTGGAAG GACACTCTGAAAGGATATTAAATTATCAAGTTGTCCAGGAGGGAAAAGTATCAGATCCAGTCCATGAAAGCAACTTGGCGACTCTACAATGTTCAGTGATCTCTGCCTTTAACCACAACATATGTCCAGAAGATATCATCGTGTTTTGGTCCAGATCCAAATCTGATAAATCTGATCCAGATGTCATCTACGCTGATGGAGAAAGACATGATGAATGTCAAAAGAAATCAGAGTTTCAGAGGAGATGTGTGTTCTCCAAGAACATCAGCAGGTCTGATGCTGGGACTTACTACAGTGCTGTGGCCTCATGTGGAGAGATTTACTTTGGAAATGGAACAAATCAGCAAGTTG AACAAACACCAGACCCTGATCGTAATGCACTGGTGATAACAACAACATGTTTGATCATTTCTTTGATTGTGAATATTATTGTTATCTGCTATCGAAATCCAAGGGCAGTATGTAAGCAAATTGAAG gGACAGCAAGCCCCTCTTCACCTGCCTCACATGATAACACGACTGAACTAGGAAAATATGTT GCCAAAGATAACCAGGATCTAAACTATGCTGCACTGCATTTCTCTGGAGGAAAATGCACACGAAGGACAAAGATGAAATTGTTGGACTCTGAGAAAGATGTATTTTCAAGATGTATATATCAAGTTAAAGTCTGA
- the LOC124860757 gene encoding uncharacterized protein LOC124860757 isoform X1 — translation MILCWLTLLLFHQGCSLVLVITVHLGEPATMTCNLPHEWLGITSLHWYKQSAGDTLKVITMLRKNTNPKYGPGVLASRLKTTYHDKISNLTILRTTKEDEGMYHCAVLDWNENTWIETYLSIKGHSERILNYQVVQEGKVSYPGHESNLATLQCSVISAFNHNICPEDISVFWFRSKSDKSDPDVIYADGERHDECQKKSEFQRRCVFSKNISRSDAGTYYCAVASCGEIFFGNGTNQQVEQTADPYRNALVITTTTCLIISLIVIIVICYQNPSSACKQIKGTASSSSPASHDNTTELGKYVAKDNQDLNYAALHFSGGKCTQRTKLKLLDTEKDVFSRCIYQVKV, via the exons ATGATTCTCTGTTGGCTAACACTGCTCCTTTTTCATCAGGGAT gcTCACTGGTTCTAGTGATCACAGTTCATCTCGGTGAACCTGCAACTATGACGTGTAATTTGCCGCATGAATGGTTGGGGATTACAAGTCTTCACTGGTACAAGCAGAGTGCAGGAGATACTCTCAAAGTGATTACAATGCTGCGTAAAAATACAAACCCTAAATATGGACCAGGGGTTTTAGCCTCGAGACTAAAGACAACATATCATGACAAAATCAGCAATCTGACAATTTTGAGGACAACTAAAGAAGACGAGGGAATGTATCACTGTGCAGTCCTCGACTGGAATGAGAATACCTGGATAGAGACCTATTTGTCAATAAAAG GACACTCTGAAAGGATATTAAATTACCAAGTTGTTCAGGAGGGAAAAGTATCATATCCAGGGCATGAAAGCAACTTGGCGACTCTACAATGTTCAGTGATCTCTGCCTTTAACCACAACATATGTCCAGAAGATATCAGCGTGTTTTGGTTCAGATCCAAATCTGATAAATCTGATCCAGATGTCATCTACGCTGATGGAGAAAGACATGATGAATGTCAAAAGAAATCAGAGTTTCAGAGGAGATGTGTGTTCTCCAAGAACATCAGCAGGTCTGATGCTGGGACTTACTACTGTGCTGTGGCCTCATGTGGAGAGATTTTCTTTGGAAATGGAACAAATCAGCAAGTTG AACAAACAGCAGACCCTTATCGTAATGCACTGGtgataacaacaacaacatgttTGATAATTTCTTTGATTGTGATTATTGTTATCTGCTACCAAAATCCAAGTTCAGCATGTAAGCAAATTAAAG gGACAGCAAGCTCCTCTTCACCTGCCTCACATGATAACACGACTGAACTAGGAAAATATGTT GCCAAAGATAACCAGGATCTAAACTATGCTGCACTGCATTTCTCTGGAGGAAAATGCACACAAAGGACAAAGTTGAAACTGTTGGACACTGAGAAAGATGTATTTTCAAGATGTATATATCAAGTTAAAGTCTGA
- the LOC124860757 gene encoding uncharacterized protein LOC124860757 isoform X2: MILCWLTLLLFHQGCSLVLVITVHLGEPATMTCNLPHEWLGITSLHWYKQSAGDTLKVITMLRKNTNPKYGPGVLASRLKTTYHDKISNLTILRTTKEDEGMYHCAVLDWNENTWIETYLSIKGHSERILNYQVVQEGKVSYPGHESNLATLQCSVISAFNHNICPEDISVFWFRSKSDKSDPDVIYADGERHDECQKKSEFQRRCVFSKNISRSDAGTYYCAVASCGEIFFGNGTNQQVGTASSSSPASHDNTTELGKYVAKDNQDLNYAALHFSGGKCTQRTKLKLLDTEKDVFSRCIYQVKV; this comes from the exons ATGATTCTCTGTTGGCTAACACTGCTCCTTTTTCATCAGGGAT gcTCACTGGTTCTAGTGATCACAGTTCATCTCGGTGAACCTGCAACTATGACGTGTAATTTGCCGCATGAATGGTTGGGGATTACAAGTCTTCACTGGTACAAGCAGAGTGCAGGAGATACTCTCAAAGTGATTACAATGCTGCGTAAAAATACAAACCCTAAATATGGACCAGGGGTTTTAGCCTCGAGACTAAAGACAACATATCATGACAAAATCAGCAATCTGACAATTTTGAGGACAACTAAAGAAGACGAGGGAATGTATCACTGTGCAGTCCTCGACTGGAATGAGAATACCTGGATAGAGACCTATTTGTCAATAAAAG GACACTCTGAAAGGATATTAAATTACCAAGTTGTTCAGGAGGGAAAAGTATCATATCCAGGGCATGAAAGCAACTTGGCGACTCTACAATGTTCAGTGATCTCTGCCTTTAACCACAACATATGTCCAGAAGATATCAGCGTGTTTTGGTTCAGATCCAAATCTGATAAATCTGATCCAGATGTCATCTACGCTGATGGAGAAAGACATGATGAATGTCAAAAGAAATCAGAGTTTCAGAGGAGATGTGTGTTCTCCAAGAACATCAGCAGGTCTGATGCTGGGACTTACTACTGTGCTGTGGCCTCATGTGGAGAGATTTTCTTTGGAAATGGAACAAATCAGCAAGTTG gGACAGCAAGCTCCTCTTCACCTGCCTCACATGATAACACGACTGAACTAGGAAAATATGTT GCCAAAGATAACCAGGATCTAAACTATGCTGCACTGCATTTCTCTGGAGGAAAATGCACACAAAGGACAAAGTTGAAACTGTTGGACACTGAGAAAGATGTATTTTCAAGATGTATATATCAAGTTAAAGTCTGA
- the LOC124860757 gene encoding uncharacterized protein LOC124860757 isoform X3 has translation MILCWLTLLLFHQGCSLVLVITVHLGEPATMTCNLPHEWLGITSLHWYKQSAGDTLKVITMLRKNTNPKYGPGVLASRLKTTYHDKISNLTILRTTKEDEGMYHCAVLDWNENTWIETYLSIKGHSERILNYQVVQEGKVSYPGHESNLATLQCSVISAFNHNICPEDISVFWFRSKSDKSDPDVIYADGERHDECQKKSEFQRRCVFSKNISRSDAGTYYCAVASCGEIFFGNGTNQQGQQAPLHLPHMITRLN, from the exons ATGATTCTCTGTTGGCTAACACTGCTCCTTTTTCATCAGGGAT gcTCACTGGTTCTAGTGATCACAGTTCATCTCGGTGAACCTGCAACTATGACGTGTAATTTGCCGCATGAATGGTTGGGGATTACAAGTCTTCACTGGTACAAGCAGAGTGCAGGAGATACTCTCAAAGTGATTACAATGCTGCGTAAAAATACAAACCCTAAATATGGACCAGGGGTTTTAGCCTCGAGACTAAAGACAACATATCATGACAAAATCAGCAATCTGACAATTTTGAGGACAACTAAAGAAGACGAGGGAATGTATCACTGTGCAGTCCTCGACTGGAATGAGAATACCTGGATAGAGACCTATTTGTCAATAAAAG GACACTCTGAAAGGATATTAAATTACCAAGTTGTTCAGGAGGGAAAAGTATCATATCCAGGGCATGAAAGCAACTTGGCGACTCTACAATGTTCAGTGATCTCTGCCTTTAACCACAACATATGTCCAGAAGATATCAGCGTGTTTTGGTTCAGATCCAAATCTGATAAATCTGATCCAGATGTCATCTACGCTGATGGAGAAAGACATGATGAATGTCAAAAGAAATCAGAGTTTCAGAGGAGATGTGTGTTCTCCAAGAACATCAGCAGGTCTGATGCTGGGACTTACTACTGTGCTGTGGCCTCATGTGGAGAGATTTTCTTTGGAAATGGAACAAATCAGCAA gGACAGCAAGCTCCTCTTCACCTGCCTCACATGATAACACGACTGAACTAG
- the LOC124860941 gene encoding uncharacterized protein LOC124860941 isoform X2, with product MILCWLTLLLFHQGCSLVPVITVHLGEPATILRTTKEDEGMYHCAVLDWNENTWIGTYLSIKGNNERTVNYTVVQRSRGANTADLGDSATLECSILSDSNYKTCPGDVSVFWFRASFFRNVSISEFGKYYCAIASCGEILFGNGTTLEVEKSPDSTSITLVTVIICLIISVILHIAIICLQTFKKAKKQNKGKKPTHDHFQEDNIDEDENGLNYAALHFPGGKAVKGKKNKLDESVYSQVNF from the exons ATGATTCTCTGTTGGCTAACACTGCTCCTTTTTCATCAGGGAT gcTCACTGGTTCCAGTGATCACAGTTCATCTCGGTGAACCTGCAACAATTTTGAGAACAACTAAAGAAGACGAGGGAATGTATCACTGTGCAGTCCTCGACTGGAATGAGAATACCTGGATAGGGACCTATTTGTCAATAAAAG GAAACAATGAGAGAACAGTAAACTACACTGTTGTGCAGAGGTCAAGAGGAGCAAATACAGCCGATTTGGGAGATTCTGCAACTCTGGAGTGTTCAATTCTGTCTGATTCCAACTACAAGACTTGTCCAGGAGACGTCAGTGTATTCTGGTTCCGAGCCAG ctTCTTTAGGAATGTCAGCATATCTGAGTTTGGGAAGTACTACTGTGCGATAGCCTCGTGTGGAGAGATACTATTTGGAAACGGGACTACTCTTGAAGTCG aGAAATCACCAGACTCTACATCTATCACTCTGGTGACTGTAATAATCTGCTTGATCATTTCTGTCATTTTACATATTGCAATCATCTGTCTCCAAACCtttaaaaaagccaaaaaacagaataaag GCAAAAAACCAACACATGATCATTTCCAAGAGGATAACATT gatgaagatgaaaatgGTCTGAACTATGCAGCATTGCATTTCCCAGGAGGAAAAGCagttaaaggaaagaaaaacaaactggatGAAAGTGTATACTCACAAGTTAATTTTTAA
- the LOC124860941 gene encoding uncharacterized protein LOC124860941 isoform X1: MILCWLTLLLFHQGCSLVPVITVHLGEPATILRTTKEDEGMYHCAVLDWNENTWIGTYLSIKGNNERTVNYTVVQRSRGANTADLGDSATLECSILSDSNYKTCPGDVSVFWFRARSHKSHPEIIVMDEIPDGDCTAKHDRKCVYSFFRNVSISEFGKYYCAIASCGEILFGNGTTLEVEKSPDSTSITLVTVIICLIISVILHIAIICLQTFKKAKKQNKGKKPTHDHFQEDNIDEDENGLNYAALHFPGGKAVKGKKNKLDESVYSQVNF; encoded by the exons ATGATTCTCTGTTGGCTAACACTGCTCCTTTTTCATCAGGGAT gcTCACTGGTTCCAGTGATCACAGTTCATCTCGGTGAACCTGCAACAATTTTGAGAACAACTAAAGAAGACGAGGGAATGTATCACTGTGCAGTCCTCGACTGGAATGAGAATACCTGGATAGGGACCTATTTGTCAATAAAAG GAAACAATGAGAGAACAGTAAACTACACTGTTGTGCAGAGGTCAAGAGGAGCAAATACAGCCGATTTGGGAGATTCTGCAACTCTGGAGTGTTCAATTCTGTCTGATTCCAACTACAAGACTTGTCCAGGAGACGTCAGTGTATTCTGGTTCCGAGCCAGGTCACATAAATCTCACCCTGAAATTATTGTCATGGATGAAATCCCTGATGGAGACTGTACGGCgaaacatgacagaaaatgtgtttatagctTCTTTAGGAATGTCAGCATATCTGAGTTTGGGAAGTACTACTGTGCGATAGCCTCGTGTGGAGAGATACTATTTGGAAACGGGACTACTCTTGAAGTCG aGAAATCACCAGACTCTACATCTATCACTCTGGTGACTGTAATAATCTGCTTGATCATTTCTGTCATTTTACATATTGCAATCATCTGTCTCCAAACCtttaaaaaagccaaaaaacagaataaag GCAAAAAACCAACACATGATCATTTCCAAGAGGATAACATT gatgaagatgaaaatgGTCTGAACTATGCAGCATTGCATTTCCCAGGAGGAAAAGCagttaaaggaaagaaaaacaaactggatGAAAGTGTATACTCACAAGTTAATTTTTAA